Below is a genomic region from Mus caroli chromosome 13, CAROLI_EIJ_v1.1, whole genome shotgun sequence.
GGTCTGAAATCCTAAGTTAAGGATGTTAAACCATATGATAAAATAGGGCTGCCCAGCCTGGATGGCTGGTTCTGAGATATTTCCCCATTCTTATAGTTATCCCTAGGTTCTTCTCTGGAAGGGGGTTAATGAATTTGTTCTGGATTGTATGGTCTGTTGCTGGAGCAGATGTCTTATGACTTAGCTCCAGGGACTTATGGTTTATTCCTGGAGATAGTGCCTCATGGCCTTTTTGAAACCAGGCCTGGTCCTccaaatggagacaaatggagtCCTTAGAGATAAATGAGGTTTATCTTGCCCTTTCAATATGGCTCTCCAGACAACGCTGGGAGAAAAGCAACAGATGGATGCCAATCACTATGGAACAGTATTGTTAGCCAGCATGTCTTCCTCAGGGGGAAGGTTATATTTTACTACTGTAATCTTTCATTTAATCTTATGTGACTATCACTGAGAAGGCCTAGTATGAAAGTAGGTTGTCAGCAAGGCTGCCAACCTATCCTTGATTTCAGTATAATGATGGCCAAAAGTAGAAGCCACAAAGTTGTCTTGAGTCTCCACATATCTGTGGTTCTCATGACCATATTCTACACAAACCCAAGtaaaaaactgtaaaataaagtTCACCACACTTACAATACAGATAATTTCCTTAGAAGGCAGTGGGTCAAGATGAAATGCCAATTGCACAACTCACAGGATATGAAGTAGCATGGAATGACAAATAATGAATACATACACAATGAATGTCAAGCTATGTTGTGACATACACAGTTGATTGTTGATTATTGTACATTATTACGTCTCTGAGATAGATGAATAGGATGCTTTGGGTGTATACCTAAGGTATCActgttctttctattttcaattattaagcattttaatttttttaagatttatttattatatgagatctgatgccttcttcagacataccagaagagggcatcagatctcattgcagatggttgtgagccaccatgtggttgctgggatttgaactccgggcctttggaagagcaatcagtactcttaaccgatgagccatgtctctagccctaagcattttaattttaatatcattAAAGTGTGTTGACAAAACAGGACCCACTTAGTGTACATCTTCTATCTTTGGACTTGTACTCAGAAGACTGACACATGACTATCAAGAGTAAAAGGATAACCCTGACTAATGACTGACACCAAAGCCAGGATGCATAACAACCAACTCTCAAAGGATTTTgtgagaaaatgaaacacaaagcaGCGCCCACTATGCTTTCACCAGCAACCTTTCTGGAAATGTATGATCTCACTGCCctcatatttaaataaacaaNNNNNNNNNNNNNNNNNNNNNNNNNNNNNNNNNNNNNNNNNNNNNNNNNNNNNNNNNNNNNNNNNNNNNNNNNNNNNNNNNNNNNNNNNNNNNNNNNNNNNNNNNNNNNNNNNNNNNNNNNNNNNNNNNNNNNNNNNNNNNNNNNNNNNNNNNNNNNNNNNNNNNNNNNNNNNNNNNNNNNNNNNNNNNNNNNNNNNNNNNNNNNNNNNNNNNNNNNNNNNNNNNNNNNNNNNNNNNNNNNNNNNNNNNNNNNNNNNNNNNNNNNNNNNNNNNNNNNNNNNNNNNNNNNNNNNNNNNNNNNNNNNNNNNNNNNNNNNNNNNNNNNNNNNNNNNNNNNNNNNNNNNNNNNNNNNNNNNNNNNNNNNNNNNNNNNNNNNNNNNNNNNNNNNNNNNNNNNNNNNNNNNNNNNNNNNNNNNNNNNNNNNNNNNNNNNNNNNNNNNNNNNNNNNNNNNNNNNNNNNNNNNNNNNNNNNNNNNNNNNNNNNNNNNNNNNNNNNNNNNNNNNNNNNNNNNNNNNNNNNNNNNNNNNNNNNNNNNNNNNNNNNNNNNNNNNNNNNNNNNNNNNNNNNNNNNNNNNNNNNNNNNNNNNNNNNNNNNNNNNNNNNNNNNNNNNNNNNNNNNNNNNNNNNNNNNNNNNNNNNNNNNNNNNNNNNNNNNNNNNNNNNNNNNNNNNNNNNNNNNNNNNNNNNNNNNNNNNNNNNNNNNNNNNNNNNNNNNNNNNNNNNNNNNNNNNNNNNNNNNNNNNNNNNNNNNNNNNNNNNNNNNNNNNNNNNNNNNNNNNNNNNNNNNNNNNNNNNNNNNNNNNNNNNNNNNNNNNNNNNNNNNNNNNNNNNNNNNNNNNNNNNNNNNNNNNNNNNNNNNNNNNNNNNNNNNNNNNNNNNNNNNNNNNNNNNNNNNNNNNNNNNNNNNNNNNNNNNNNNNNNNNNNNNNNNNNNNNNNNNNNNNNNNNNNNNNNNNNNNNNNNNNNNNNNNNNNNNNNNNNNNNNNNNNNNNNNNNNNNNNNNNNNNNNNNNNNNNNNNNNNNNNNNNNNNNNNNNNNNNNNNNNNNNNNNNNNNNNNNNNNNNNNNNNNNNNNNNNNNNNNNNNNNNNNNNNNNNNNNNNNNNNNNNNNNNNNNNNNNNNNNNNNNNNNNNNNNNNNNNNNNNNNNNNNNNNNNNNNNNNNNNNNNNNNNNNNNNNNNNNNNNNNNNNNNNNNNNNNNNNNNNNNNNNNNNNNNNNNNNNNNNNNNNNNNNNNNNNNNNNNNNNNNNNNNNNNNNNNNNNNNNNNNNNNNNNNNNNNNNNNNNNNNNNNNNNNNNNNNNNNNNNNNNNcattttccggggtctgggtcttccctcttgaagaagcaataaagctttttgctgcagaagaatccggttgtccgagtgtgttcttgccggagAGAACCATAGCTCGGgacagaaatttgcctgcctctgcctcccaagtgctaggattaaaggcgagtgacaccacacctggctcttacTCCCTCTTTAAGGCTATTGGTTGAGGACTTGAGCTCTGAGCTCCTGCTTTAGCTGCCACAAATGACACTTGTTGTCCTGAGAATATCATGGCGATCCTATATCCCTTTGGAACTTTAATGAATTTAAATGCTTCTAAAAATTACCTTCATGTTGAGGTTTCATCTCTTGCTATGTACTGTAATGTTAAAAGCAGGAAACTAAAAACTGATTGCTACATAGAAGACAAGATCTGCACACAAACCGAAGAGACACTGTGTGACCTTGTTCTCAAGTTACTTCTGCCTGGTTATTAAAGATGACAACAATCAATAGATGGGAAGTATCTGGACAGAAGAGACATAGACAGGGTTTAGGGATACTGAACTTGGGGTCAGTGGAGAAccacaaggaagagaagaaagtagaCAGAGAAAAGGCAGCCTTAGGTTAggtcaataaaaaaataatggtcATGTGCGGTGACTACTTGGAATTAAGCATAGCCCAGATGAAATAAGGCAAATTATATGACAAAATTCCTGGCTGGGAAATAGACGTGgtagcatagaggatagatatcaGCCAATATTTGGTGCTGATTAAGCTTTATCACAAATAGAAAAGTTGAGTGTGTTTTACCTAGAAAAGAAATGGCCAAACTTGGGGTGGAAACCCTGGTTTGGGATTCCATTTTTCTATAATACTTTaggcattttatcacaacaacagaaaaggcaCTAATACTCACCAACAGTGTTTCACACCTGAATGAGTTATTTCATGGACCTAAAGTAAACTGTGAATTCTAAACCAGTTACCTTATCAATGAACCTCAAAGGGCTTTTGTCCCTCTGAGTTTCCAGGTATGAACAAAACAGAGACATCATCATGCTTGAGCAGATAGTTGAGAGTTACTAGAGTTTTTCTCAAGCATGAATAATgttcccaaaagtcctctatacttctcgaatagcatttgaaatgcaaatgaagaaagtacccaaggggaaaaaaaaagaaaaaaaaaaagaataaataatgttGCCGGCCGgtgttggcgcacacctttaatcccagcacttgggaggcagaggcaggcagatttctgagttcaaggccagcctggtctacaaagtgagttccagggctacacagagaaaccctgtcttgaaaaaaccaaaaaaaaaaaaaaaaaaaaaaattattgtgacATGCAAACTTTAAGCGATCCAGTACATGCTAAAGGTATTACTCTCACATACAAATACTGTGACGTACAAAATGTTTGCACGGTGGCTCCATTTACAGGGTTACCCTGCAGCAAGgatttttctcaagaaaaaaaaaaaaaaaacgactgGTCCGCATGCAAGCTTTAACACATTCCTTATTTTTATGAGGTTTCTTACAAGTCTGTGTTAATTTATACATTATGAGATAAATGTCAATGTCAACTGCAAAGGCCTTACCACATTATTCATACAAAGGTTCTCTCTCCAGTGTCTTCTTTTATGTATTCTAAGATATATCATGTGCTCTTTTATGNNNNNNNNNNNNNNNNNNNNNNNNNNNNNNNNNNNNNNNNNNNNNNNNNNNNNNNNNNNNNNNNNNNNNNNNNNNNNNNNNNNNNNNNNNNNNNNNNNNNNNNNNNNNNNNNNNNNNNNNNNNNNNNNNNNNNNNNNNNNNNNNNNNNNNNNNNNNNNNNNNNNNNNNNNNNNNNNNNNNNNNNNNNNNNNNNNNNNNNNNNNNNNNNNNNNNNNNNNNNNNNNNNNNNNNNNNNNNNNNNNNNNNNNNNNNNNNNNNNNNNNNNNNNNNNNNNNNNNNNNNNNNNNNNNNNNNNNNNNNNNNNNNNNNNNNNNNNNNNNNNNNNNNNNNNNNNNNNNNNNNNNNNNNNNNNNNNNNNNNNNNNNNNNNNNNNNNNNNNNNNNNNNNNNNNNNNNNNNNNNNNNNNNNNNNNNNNNNNNNNNNNNNNNNNNNNNNNNNNNNNNNNNNNNNNNNNNNNNNNNNNNNNNNNNNNNNNNNNNNNNNNNNNNNNNNNNNNNNNNNNNNNNNNNNNNNNNNNNNNNNNNNNNNNNNNNNNNNNNNNNNNNNNNNNNNNNNNNNNNNNNNNNNNNNNNNNNNNNNNNNNNNNNNNNNNNNNNNNNNNNNNNNNNNNNNNNNNNNNNNNNNNNNNNNNNNNNNNNNNNNNNNNNNNNNNNNNNNNNNNNNNNNNNNNNNNNNNNNNNNNNNNNNNNNNNNNNNNNNNNNNNNNNNNNNNNNNNNNNNNNNNNNNNNNNNNNNNNNNNNNNNNNNNNNNNNNNNNNNNNNNNNNNNNNNNNNNNNNNNNNNNNNNNNNNNNNNNNNNNNNNNNNNNNNNNNNNNNNNNNNNNNNNNNNNNNNNNNNNNNNNNNNNNNNNNNNNNNNNNNNNNNNNNNNNNNNNNNNNNNNNNNNNNNNNNNNNNNNNNNNNNNNNNNNNNNNNNNNNNNNNNNNNNNNNNNNNNNNNNNNNNNNNNNNNNNNNNNNNNNNNNNNNNNNNNNNNNNNNNNNNNNNNNNNNNNNNNNNNNNNNNNNNNNNNNNNNNNNNNNNNNNNNNNNNNNNNNNNNNNNNNNNNNNNNNNNNNNNNNNNNNNNNNNNNNNNNNNNNNNNNNNNNNNNNNNNNNNNNNNNNNNNNNNNNNNNNNNNNNNNNNNNNNNNNNNNNNNNNNNNNNNNNNNNNNNNNNNNNNNNNNNNNNNNNNNNNNNNNNNNNNNNNNNNNNNNNNNNNNNNNNNNNNNNNNNNNNNNNNNNNNNNNNNNNNNNNNNNNNNNNNNTATTGGGAAAAGCCTTTATCACATTGATTGcatttgtagggtttttctccagtatgtttCCTGATATGTGTTTGGAGACTACGTTTCTcagaaaaggctttatcacattgattacatttgtagggtttatctccagtatgtgttcttctatgagtttgaagAGTACTGTGTTGTGAAAAGGATTTGGTACATTGATgacatttgtaaggcttctctccagtatgtgttcttttatgattttggaGGTGAAAGCGTTttgaaaaggctttatcacattcatcacatttgaagggtttctctccagtatgtgttcttatatGAATTTGGAGATGACCATATtgggaaaaggctttatcacattgattacatttgtagggtttttctccagtatgtattcttatATGTGTTTGGAGACTACGTTTCtgtgaaaaggctttatcacactgattacatttgtagggtttctctccagtatgaattctttcatgcctTTTAAGATGACTGGGCGTTGCAAAtcctttaccacattgattacattcatagggtttctgtccagtttgtgttcttttatgtactcGGAGACTTGTGTAAGGTAAAAAGTCTTCGANACAGTGAATAACTTCAGAGGGGATCTTTTCTGTATGAATCCTTTCATGCCTTTGGgcatgactgtgagcatgtaAATCAAAGGCTTTACCAAGTTGAGTATATTCAGAGGATTTCTCTGCACTCTGACTCCTTTCAAACCTGAGAAGAGAATTGGCCCATGTGAGAGCTTTACCACATGGATGAatactttcttcttgtttttctgtttgtttgtttgtttgttttttacttatatgaaagtacactgtagctgtcctgtcttctgacactccagaagagggagtcagatctcattatggatggttgttagccaccatgtagttgctgagatttgaactcagggccttcagaagggcagttggtgctcttaactgctgagccatctctgaactCCTAGAATACTTTCATCTGTAAGATTTAATGTTACTATTTGTCTAAATGTAAAGAGGCATCAGATCTTTTATCACTTTGCTTACATTCATGCTGTTTCCCTACATTACGGGTTGTTTCTCATGGTTAGAGACACCTGAGAAGGTATGAACATTGATTACATGGCTCAGTTTTACGTattctttttctataaatgttGTTCCCGTACTTGAAGAAAAGTGGAGGAAGTCAGAGCTTTAATGCACTAAGTGTATTACAAATTTTACTGTACTGTAGCTCATAGTATATTTGCAAAGTGAACCAGGAGAAATAGGAGCATTTCCACATCCCTAGGACTCAAGAGAATTATCTCCAGAATAAGGTTGCTGATGTATTGCCATCAAAGGTGGAAATGTAATTAACTGTTAACTTGTATTATGTTCAAAAAGTCTACTCTATAACTGCAACCCACTATATATCTTCTAATAGTTttaggaaagggagggaaagagagagagagaaagacagacagtcaTAGTTTTTGGAATATCTGTTTGGTATACATGTTGTGTAcccattataaaatattatataattatgaaaGGAAGTCCAATACATAAAATGTTGAAGTTTGCATTCACAAGGTTTGACTCATTGTTCTCATAGACATGTGAAATATGGATTAAGGTTACTGCAAAACCTCCTactcacctcccaaatgctgccctTCTAACTAAACTTAGCACCAACACTGCTAATAAATGAGTACAACCAGGTTAAATATAGACTATTTGCTTCTTAGCAGCTTTTGGACATATATTTATCAACTATTCAGTTTGTATAGCTTTTCCAAAGTAAACAGAAACAGACTGCCAGTTGTACTGTGTAGCACTAATAGGGCTATGTTTCAAATTGGGGATATACATTAAGGCATTGTTTCCTtgtcctcttttttctttttagtttttgagacagggtttctctgtacagccctggctgtcctggaactcactttgtagaccaggctggcctcgaactcagaaatctgtgtgcctctgcctccccagtgctgggattacaggtatgtaccaacACGCCCAGcgcttgctctctttcttttttttttttttNNNNNNNNNNNNNNNNNNNNNNNNNNNNNNNNNNNNNNNNNNNNNNNNNNNNNNNNNNNNNNNNNNNNNNNNNNNNNNNNNNNNNNNNNNNNNNNNNNNNNNNNNNNNNNNNNNNNNNNNNNNNNNNNNNNNNNNNNNNNNNNNNNNNNNNNNNNNNNNNNNNNNNNNNNNNNNNNNNNNNNNNNNNNNNNNNNNNNNNNNNNNNNNNNNNNNNNNNNNNNNNNNNNNNNNNNNNNNNNNNNNNNNNNNNNNNNNNNNNNNNNNNNNNNNNNNNNNNNNNNNNNNNNNNNNNNNNNNNNNNNNNNNNNNNNNNNNNNNNNNNNNNNNNNNNNNNNNNNNNNNNNNNNNNNNNNNNNNNNNNNNNNNNNNNNNNNNNNNNNNNNNNNNNNNNNNNNNNNNNNNNNNNNNNNNNNNNNNNNNNNNNNNNNNNNNNNNNNNNNNNNNNNNNNNNNNNNNNNNNNNNNNNNNNNNNNNNNNNNNNNNNNNNNNNNNNNNNNNNNNNNNNNNNNNNNNNNNNNNNNNNNNNNNNNNNNNNNNNNNNNNNNTAGGCAATGTGTTCATATAATTCTGGGGCCTGTCCCACTTATTTACTCACACCCAAGTTCTACTGTAACAACCAAGTCATATCAGAAGGAAACTTAATAATAAGGTTCGCccctgtcatttctttttttcttcttttaagagttatatatttcatatatgtgagtatactgttgctatcttcagacactcaagATGAGGGCATTGGATAgctattacaggtggttgtgaaccaccatgtggttgctgggattaaactcaggacctctgtaagaacaatcagtgttcttaagcgctgaggcatctctccagccctgtcaccCCTGTCATTTCTCAACCCTTTAAATAGGATGTAGCCTTTTCAAAGAATGTTCAAttacacatatacagagacaagCTCTACAAGAACAATATTGTTTAGCACACACCAAAGAAATTGTATTaacaattaatatatatataaatcaataaacatgCTGGGTCTATTGGTTTATGCCTCTAACAATGCAGTCAGGAGACATAAGCAGAAGTATAACATTGAGATGGATGTCAGTGTGATATATACAATTGGTTCTAGACAGCCAaagatacatagtaagaccctgtatcTCCTGCCATAATTAACCAACCAAACCAGAAACACAGAATGAACtcatgtgattttatttaagatcttactttaaaaaaaaaagaatttatttatttatttcatgtatatgtcactgtagctttcttcagacacatcagaagagggcatcagatcccattacagatggttgtgaaccaccatgtggttgctgggaattgaacttaggatctttggaagagcagtctgtgctcttacctgctgagccatctctccagccctttacttAAACTCTTTTGAGAGTGATACATACAATACAGTTCTGTATTCATCTTCCAGAACCTGAGGTACACCAGCTCACACTATAACATTAATAAGATATTACCAAAAGGGAATATATGGTTTAATAGTTCCACTTGTACATAAGAAAATATTGGCCACACTAATGTTGATTAGAGGTAAACAATATATGGTAGGAGAGGTAGTTCAGCAATAAAATTTAGGGCATGGTTCTAATGCTAAGACTGGGACTCTGCCTGTAAACTCTGAAGGTCCTTGTCTTTACCTGGATTTTGATCAATCAGTATGGTTGACAACAGTCAATGCATGGGTGGAAGGACTGCCAGATTCCTGAAGGAGAGTAGAGAGAGCCATGGGGCAGGAAAGGGAGATCTATCATGCTTTAGAGGAAAAGACAGTCACCAGCCATGTGTGATCCCCAGTGAGTGATCATTGGCCACTTCCCCAGGTGGGAGGTTCAAAATACAACTAAGTTGACAGCAGAATTAGGGTGCTGGGCAAGGAAAAGGTAAGTGGGCAACAAAGCTGAGTGCAGATTGAGAGGGTTGAGCAAGGACTAAAGGAAAGGACACACTAGTTGTGGGAGGCTGGAAAAGGCAAGACACTGAGCCACAAGGCATGGTAAAAATATtaaggtgtatgtgtatgtgcgtgtgtgtgggtgtgtgtgcaagagCATGCGTAAGACTTTCATccagatctttttgttttgttgtgttttgtttctgagatagggtttctctgtatagacctggctgtctggaactcactctatagaccagctgcctcaaactcaaaaattcacctgcctctgtctcccaaatgcagcaattaaaagcatgtatcaccactgcccagcctttccAGAGCTTAAGAAGGGGTAGTTAAAAAGCTAGGTGCTACATGAAGAGCTCTTGCTGGTCCTACAAAAGAGTGAACTCAATTCCCTTTATTTACAGGGGTTCCACAGCTATCCATTATTCCACTTTCAGGAGGTCTCAGGCCATCTTTTGACTATTGTGAGGAATGGGCACACATGAggtatatatt
It encodes:
- the LOC110307688 gene encoding zinc finger protein 120-like; translated protein: MIGNAVTYEDVHVNFTKEEWSLLDPFQKKFYKDVMLETYXNFNAIGVSWKDQNSEEHYQISRRHGRFERSQSAEKSSEYTQLGKAFDLHAHSHAQRHERIHTEKIPSEVIHCXEDFLPYTSLRVHKRTQTGQKPYECNQCGKGFATPSHLKRHERIHTGEKPYKCNQCDKAFSQKRSLQTHIRIHTGEKPYKCNQCDKAFSQYGHLQIHIRTHTGEKPFKCDECDKAFSKRFHLQNHKRTHTGEKPYKCHQCTKSFSQHSTLQTHRRTHTGDKPYKCNQCDKAFSEKRSLQTHIRKHTGEKPYKCNQCDKGFSHRHVLKNAYIL